The Verrucomicrobium spinosum DSM 4136 = JCM 18804 DNA segment GTCCGCCATGTATGCAGCGCAGTTCCAGGGCATTGTGCTACAGGCTGTGCTGCTCACCTTGGGCGTTCTGTTCGCGCTGCTTGCTGCATATTCCCTGCGTCTCATCAAGGCCACGGAGAACTTCAAGCTCGGCATCTTCGCCGCCACCGGCGGCATTGCCCTGGTGTATGTCATCACCATGGTGCTGGGCTTCTTCGGCATCGAGATCCCCTACATCCACGGCAGCGGCCTGGTTGGCATCGGCTTCAGCGTGTTTGTCGTGGTGATCGCCGCTTTGAACCTCGTGCTGGACTTTGATTTCATCGAACAAGGCGTCGAGCACGGTGCCCCCAAGTACATGGAGTGGTATGCCGCCTTTGGTTTGCTGGTCACGCTGATCTGGC contains these protein-coding regions:
- a CDS encoding Bax inhibitor-1/YccA family protein; translation: MRTSNPALSDSTFAELRVGASQPAMTLQGTVNKTALFMVLVFTSACYTYKLGMANPSAAMPWMIGGAIAGLVLCLITVFKKEWAAFTGSLYAVAEGLFVGALSAMYAAQFQGIVLQAVLLTLGVLFALLAAYSLRLIKATENFKLGIFAATGGIALVYVITMVLGFFGIEIPYIHGSGLVGIGFSVFVVVIAALNLVLDFDFIEQGVEHGAPKYMEWYAAFGLLVTLIWLYVEILRLLAKLASRKD